The Macrobrachium rosenbergii isolate ZJJX-2024 chromosome 46, ASM4041242v1, whole genome shotgun sequence genome has a window encoding:
- the LOC136830362 gene encoding nose resistant to fluoxetine protein 6-like translates to MILLKINIICLLLLALSDTNTSYLLEDQGYNPYTHGALLFQNVRPRGYPDPRKDNKDVGQGLHPTGILEKHSGIRLGSPEGQRGTKGSDKGLRSDVVSSLGSVLKGHWSNLGSKTGTQDSKVPTNIGPWDLLLFVMRADLYLPSRNRTIVKNEQCVEDVKAIYEPQTDEQWSVAFQMIDSWGKVPDGLFGGNTLAPGAFDECVSLRLGTNATISKAGGYKGKYCTLHLQNGAKNVNLTEVGIPGLMVSGYPSFYSFYGTCIPSSCTRDDLLISLNVALAKNNKSVGSVQCQTDEPQPVEYTPGLIFMICLLSLFGTLLLVGAAVDTWIDFTGKGEMRQGPLKYLLAFSLTTNLQKMFNINTAENKEAITCLYGMRVLSMTWVVWCHQYSISLFIDGDKLSYVDVFNGHWLTQIILNGYPSVDSFFFMSGLLVAYGVLREKKRTGKINLFVFYVHRYIRLAVPILILCGFLATFSEYLAYGPFASFAKGPYSLRDACQKYWWRDAFFISNFYINEGTPVLCLDVCWYTAVDFQLFLIAPLILFPFLWGEWFQADRRKLNKVGMVWLGVVVFFSTFIPGIITGLDKLPPTSIMSSPDQEKGFKYIKEVYQATHCRAQPYLAGMVLGILFRSDSKRKLKLETWQVILGWLLATATGLAVVFGMYDYNQFNQYPGYNWADSIFYGSLHRLAWGLALAWVVFACHYGYGGAVNGFLSHPSWQPLSRLTYCMFLVALPLQTILFLYCFFYPSHFSHLDKVLQTVGVLFISGIGAVLLSLCSEAPVMSLEKFLLRRDKVKS, encoded by the exons ATGATTTTGCTCAAAATAAACATCATCTGCCTTCTTCTTCTCGCATTGTCGGATACTAACACCAGCTACCTCTTGGAGGACCAGGGTTACAATCCATACACCCACGGGGCACTCCTATTTCAAAATGTCCGTCCCAGGGGATACCCAGATCCTAGGAAGGATAATAAGGATGTTGGTCAAGGCTTGCATCCTACAGGTATCCTAGAGAAGCATTCGGGGATTCGCCTAGGATCTCCTGAAGGCCAGAGAGGAACCAAAGGTTCCGACAAGGGACTCAGATCAGATGTCGTGTCATCTCTGGGCAGTGTCCTCAAAGGTCACTGGTCAAACTTGGGGTCAAAG ACTGGAACCCAAGACTCAAAAGTACCAACCAACATAGGCCCATGGGACTTGCTTCTGTTCGTAATGAGGGCAGATCTCTATTTGCCCTCGAGGAACAGGACAATAGTGAAGAATGAACAATGCGTCGAAGATGTAAAAGCCATTTACGAACCTCAGACGGATGAGCAGTGGTCAGTAGCTTTCCAAA TGATAGACAGCTGGGGCAAGGTGCCCGATGGGCTGTTTGGGGGCAATACCCTAGCTCCCGGGGCATTCGACGAGTGTGTTTCCCTCCGCCTGGGCACCAATGCCACCATCTCGAAAGCCGGAGGCTACAAGGGAAAGTACTGCACTTTACACTTACAGAATGG AGCGAAAAATGTCAATCTGACGGAAGTGGGGATACCCGGATTGATGGTGTCCGGGTATCCTTCGTTTTATTCCTTTTACGGAACTTGTATCCCTTCTTCGTGTACGCGGGATGACCTCCTC ATTAGCCTGAACGTAGCCCTAGCCAAGAACAACAAGTCAGTAGGCTCAGTTCAATGTCAGACTGACGAACCCCAGCCTGTCGAATATACTCCTGGACTGATTTTCATGAT ATGTCTTCTGTCTCTCTTTGGGACCCTACTTTTGGTTGGGGCAGCCGTAGACACTTGGATCGATTTTACAGGGAAGGGTGAGATGCGACAAG GTCCTCTGAAGTACTTGCTGGCTTTTTCTCTCACGACAAACCTGCAAAAGATGTTCAACATCAACACAGCTGAGAATAAGGAGGCGATTACTTGTCTTTATGGGATGAG GGTGCTATCAATGACGTGGGTCGTCTGGTGCCACCAATACTCGATAAGCTTATTTATAGATGGCGACAAATTATCCTACGTTGAT GTTTTCAATGGACATTGGCTCACCCAAATCATATTGAATGGATACCCATCTGTAGATAGCTTCTTCTTCATGAGTGGTCTCTTGGTTGCATACGGCGTTCTGAGG GAAAAGAAACGTACTGGAAAGATCAACCTCTTCGTCTTCTACGTCCACAGATATATCAg GTTGGCAGTGCCCATCCTAATTCTGTGCGGATTTCTGGCCACTTTCAGCGAGTACTTAGCCTACGGACCCTTCGCCTCTTTCGCGAAGGGACCATATTCCTTACGAGACGCCTGCCAGAAGTACTGGTGGAGAGACGCTTTCTTCATCTCAAACTTCTACATCAATGAAGGCACCCCAGTGTTG TGTCTGGACGTCTGCTGGTACACAGCCGTTGATTTTCAGTTATTCCTCATTGCCCCTTTGATTCTGTTTCCGTTCTTGTGGGGAGAATGGTTCCAGGCTGACAGGAGGAAACTAAATAAAGTAG GTATGGTGTGGCTGGGCGTCGTTGTGTTCTTCTCAACTTTCATCCCCGGGATCATTACTGGACTCGACAAGTTACCTCCTACCAGTATAATGAGTTCACC GGACCAGGAAAAGGGCTTCAAATATATAAAGGAGGTGTACCAGGCCACCCATTGCAGAGCGCAGCCTTACCTGGCCGGGATGGTGCTTGGGATCCTTTTCCGGAGTGACAGCAAGAGGAAACTCAAGTTGGAAACG TGGCAAGTCATCCTCGGGTGGTTGTTGGCAACGGCGACCGGGTTAGCCGTTGTCTTCGGCATGTACGACTATAACCAGTTTAACCAGTACCCTGGTTACAACTGGGCAGACAGCATCTTCTACGGTTCGCTTCACAGACTCGCCTGGGGGCTGGCTCTGGCCTGGGTAGTCTTCGCGTGCCATTACGGATACGGAG GTGCTGTGAATGGCTTCTTATCCCATCCCTCCTGGCAACCTCTCAGTCGACTGACCTACTGTATGTTCCTGGTGGCTCTTCCACTCCAGACCATTCTCTTTCTTTACTGTTTCTTCTACCCTTCTCATTTCTCACACTTGGACAAG GTCTTGCAAACTGTTGGTGTACTGTTCATCTCTGGCATAGGAGCAGTTCTACTCTCTCTCTGCTCGGAAGCACCTGTGATGAGTCTGGAAAAATTCCTCTTGAGAAGAGACAAAGTGAAGAGTTAA